The Solanum pennellii chromosome 11, SPENNV200 sequence CCAAGTGTGAAAAGATGCCTGAATCTGTTACTCTGTCAATGGACTCAGTCCTTACACAAAATGATGACTTCAATGCTGATGATATATGGAAGTTAGTTCTTTTCTGTTCTTTCATTTTAATGTGgtgaattaatatttttttcttgatatttatATAGATGTTGCTTGGATATTCTTTACAGGTCACACTTGACTTCATGGCATTGCTTAGGTCGTTCTATTCTTTCAAAGGGAAAAGTTCATTGGGGAATCCGTCGAAAGCCCAAGACTAATGTAGTCAAGGAAATTAAGCTAACAGCTAGTAGAGGACTGACTTGTGATGTTGAAGTTAATACAGAGAAACTAGTTGATGGTTGGGCTGAGCCTAGTAGTAATAACAGATCATGTAATGCCGGTGAGGTCAATGCTATTCCTTGTCGTCAGAAGGGCTCATTGAGGAGGCAATTGTTGCAGTTTGATAAGTGTCATAGACCTGCATTTTATGGTGTTTGGCCGAAGAAAAGGTGAGCTGTGTATGATTCATGTGTTAtgcaatttgaaatttttttatagacCAGATAAAACCTCATAATCAATCTTATTGATGAACGAACCTTTAGGCTTTAGTACCTTTTTACTTCCGAAGCAGTATTTTGTTGCAAATCCATATCCCACTTTTGATCATAAGTGTTGGTCATTTGATCTATTATTAACTAAGTTCTCTAGACTATGATTTAGTtgattgttttctttctttgttaaaGTTTCCACTTGTGAAATTCTCTTCAGTGTGAGAGAAGATTACACACTGTATGcgtgtatatttttttaaacagaaCAAACAAACACATAATGGTTTAGGTGCTACGAAAGTTAACCCACAGCCCTTGCCTGTATGTGATTCTGGTAAATATTAGAGTATTAGTGGatcttcttttatgttttcaacCTACTATcataagtttttctttctagcaATTGTAATGAAACATTTTCTagatgaattttttcttctgaTTTAGTGAGTATTTTCCTTCTGGAGATGGCACTGCCTTCAGCTATTTTGACGTGATTTAAATAAATTCAATCTCCATATTAAGCTGTGACAGTTTATTATTTCCTTAATCAATATTTAGCATGTTCATATGGATGCCAATGGGTGTGTTTTTTGCCATTTTCTCTTTCCCACTTTTACTGATATTTTTGACTTTTCACATCAGCCAAGTAGTTGGAGCACGTCACCCCCTTGCAATGGATCCAGAATTGGATTATGAGGTTGATAGTGATGAAGAATGGGAAGAGGTATTTTCTGATTATTGCCTGTTAAAAAACATCTGCGAATCATGATGATTACTGacaaattgattaaattagGAGGAACCTGGTGAAAGTCTGTCAGATTGTGATAAAGATGACAATGAATGCTTGGAGGAAGAATGTGCAAGaggtgaagatgaagatgaaagtGAAGATGGATTTTTGGTGCCAGATGGGTATCTCTCAGATGAAGAGGTACACCAGTCTCCAATACCCACTTTTCATATGGAAACTACTGAATATCCCACATTGATAATTCATTGTGAAACAGTTTTATTTCCTTGGTAGATCAGTTTGTACTTTGCTGATTTGTCAATATTGTGAGCATACGATAGCTAGGATTTAAAAATCTCAACCCCACTGATGATGTGACACAACTTccttaaaaattgtttttgcaTAGCTTGCATCTTCTGTTCTTACCTGAATTATGATATCTATGAACCATCTATCATTTTCAATGAGTACTTTCTTGGTCAATTTCCTTTGCTGCATGATTAGTAGTTGATTAGAGTTCTTAAAGTCAGTTCATGATTCAAGTATAAATGATGGACAGAGCTGAACATTTTCCATCTTGCTAAATAGCCTCAGCTGGCTTGTTGTTAACTTGTGATGATTTTGGCCTTGACATACTGGTGGTATTTCAAATCCACAAAATAAGTGATCTTTGTTCCATTTTATATGTTGTGATTTTATTGTGTTCATAGTTTTACTTGGTATTCTTGACATATAGTTATTTAAAGAATCAAGTCAAGCATTTGAGATGTCACAACATGGAGAATACTTATTTAAAAATCAGTACTGAGGGTTTTGTTGTGGTATTTGAGAACTTTATTTCACTATTTACATATAGTGGAAGCAGGCCAACCGCCAACCACTGCAACCTCTAACTGCAGCAGGAGATGTATATTTGTAGTAATAACACTAGTAATGAGTAAGGCATTTTTCATTTTGTACATATAGCAATGGTTTTTAGTGTTGCACCTTTAGTAACTGTAGACTCCTTTCCCCTCCTTTTTTCTTGCGAGAGAGATGAAGAGTCTTCCAtggataaattttttaattaatcctTGTTTGTCAATCATAAAACATAAGTATTCTTACTTTTGACTGCTGAAATCCTTGTTTGTCAATCATAAAACATAGATATTCTTACTCGACTGCCAAGTTGCATGAATATGGCCCTTCCCAATGGGGAAAAGAAAGTAACTGAAAACTTAACATTTCTTTATGCGAGTACTTCTGAACTTGTTCACCTTTGGTCATGCAGGGTGTACAAGTTGACAAAGTGGAATCTCATGATGCAGAAGAGTCTAAATTTTTGTCCAGTTCTGCACAAGAAGGGCTGAGTGAAGAGTTTGCAGTGTTGCTTCGGCAGCAAAAATATCTTCACAACTACACTGAACAGGCTCTTAGGAAAAACAAGCCACTTATTATATTAAATCTTATGCATGAGAAAGCTCCCTTCTTATTGGCTGATGAACTGACTGGTAATGAGAAAGTCGATCAAATGTGCCTGGGGGCATTGACTATCTGTTCATTTCCTGGCTATTCATCTATTCCAATATCCACTTGTGATGATGTGATTGAGGGGGATTCTGAGCCTTGCCCATCAGGTAGCAAGGCAATCACCCCACAAATAGCATCTCCAGCTGCTCTAGCTGACTCAGATTTACCTAAAGTTGTAAGTTTTACCTTTCTTTTATCAACATTTCTCCCTCTTTTTGTGGAATGGTTTCTCTTACCAACCCAGAGCTGATTTCTCGCTTACAAgagttaattttattattttccttcaGGTATCTGTTATTCGGTCAAGCTCACATGGTATAAACAAGGTGGTGAAGTCTTTACAACTTAAGTTCCCAGGTATTTCAAAGTCCCAACTGAAAAACAAGGTGCGGGAGATTGCAGAGTTTATTGATGGTAGATGGCAGGTGATTTTCCACATCTCTCTTTTCTCAGTTTGGATTACTGTCAATGAATTTTGaggataaaaattattttcattaagtaGACCTCTGCAATCTGAAGGGTATAAAAGATCTGGCAAAAGATTCAGTTTGTAGGATAATCCATAAAGAATCACATCCAATATTGTGTACCAGATGATAGCAGTTTTCACTCTTACGGATTGACTGCAGAAGCAGTACAGTCCATGAAAGTTTATGGCTAAGCTAGTAAAACGTTCTAGTTTCTCATTACACAAATTAGAAGTGTAAATAGATCTCTCAGCTTTGTTCTTTGGTAGACCATTGGTGTCCTGttatagttttctttttgtGTCATGCCTCTCTTTCTAGATTAGTCTTATCCGATTTATTAGTCTGAATTTTCTAAGCAGCAGattcatgttattttttttgaatagtttCATTTCTTTGTTGTGGGTTGTTGCCCCAATCCAGGAAGATCTTACTGATACTGCATTTTTCTTGCTTTTGCAGGTTAGAAAGGATGTTCTTGTGAACCTTGGATTATCAGTATCACCTGGTATGAACATCTCTTATACTATTGCACTCATTTATTCCCATGGGTTAATCCAACTTTTTCTACCTTTTGGATTGTGTTaacttttgattattttcaGAAAAAGTTAGGAGGACAAAGAGCATTGCTACATTCTTTTCCAAGAGATGTTTGCCACCTTCTGGAAACACCATCAATCTGCATGAAACTTCCCCGCAACCACGCCAGaagacttcttcttcttcagtttCTATCCAGCCACAGCAAGACTGCACATACAACCAGGAATGAGTATCTCGACTCTGTTGAATCTTTTCGGCCCCTAAACTCAAGTTTTTCTTGTTATCGATATAATTGATGCCTGCTCATGTACACCAGGCTTTGTAACTTTTATATACTGGTCAAATTTCTAATCTGAGAAAATCAAATATCCTTCATAAAGGAAGATGatgactatgtatatatatcacCTTGTCAACCAGTAATCCTGTATCACCTGGTTATGATTTTGTGTATCTTTGTTTCTGTGTATCAGTTTTTATGTTCTATTGCTTTCTGTACTTTTATGGTCATACTAGTTACTGCTATTATCTTTGATTAAATTACAGACTATATGTTACCCATTGAAAAGTGATAACACAAAAAAAGAATGTAAATGTTACAATTGTGGCACTGTAAAGTAGGGAATTTTACATTGAATgagttttaatatgaatatcGAGTATTAGGTATCATGTCCAATGGGCGAGATGGATAGTTAAACAAAAGATTGATCTAGAACGTAATTTTTCGTGTTATTaattcttattattatcattgagGAAGATTTTTTTCCCGTCGttagatatttatatatgataagaTCGAAACTATAATCtcgattttaaatatttattttatctttctcAGATATAGTTGCTTTTCTTAGCATATTTAATGCTCTTTATgctaaaaaataaatgtttagttattcattttttacatttaatgtatcaaaatgtAACTATAAGAATTTTTGGTATTTAAAAGTCTACTCTTTAAATGTTAATGCATGTATCACTTTTAAAAACCATTTTTggactcattttatattttatatcttcTCTATAAATTAGATTGTAAGATCTTAGTTAGTTTGTCTTAATCTAACCATTGATTTCAAACCACTTTGACAATgatatatacattttaaaaattcttttgatgtgaaattttatataaattttatattcgaGTTGATTtcacaatttgtattatataattaattaatcaattgtaaagttgaaaattttgcttattctttatttatatgCATGcgagataataaataattaattcaagttgATATTGATTACAAAGAAATTaacaattcatattaaaaatataaaaatattagaaaCATTTGAATTCAAATGAATTTGATAACACAATACTACATTAAGATTAGAAGCTCtattagttaaaaaaataatttaaataattaagtgatagaaaatgagagaaaaatCTGAACTATTTTGATTTGAAGACTAAAATAATTTCAGATTCAGATATTagataaaattgtttttaacCACCAGACAAAATTAATTAGtcaataatagtaaaaaaataataaaaccacCAAAGTGTATTAACTTTATAATACCCACGGTTATTAAATTGGTTAGTTTAGAATCCCTGTTTTGTCCAAAGttaaaaaagttttatatattaattaaaaaatttatgaaaaataataaatttgccAACTAGCGTTACGTGTGCTTTCGTGTCTTTCACTTTGATAAGCAACGAGTATTTTCAAGTAACGACACTTACACCTATTTATTagcaaaaaaaaacaacaaaaatatgcaCTCTCTTACGTATATACAATGATCACTAAGGATTGCGATAAGCATTTAATTTGagttttcaatttcaaaatttaagttGCTTTTTCTCAATTAGAAGCATTtgttcttaattattattagatttcaatataaatattgaaaacataattagaataataagaaaacctttaacatatataaaaacttTGATACGAAATGTTTTTCTATACTTATGTTTTATACAATAAgcttataaattataatcaaaattttaatatagataTAAAATACCGAGCGATAAACTCAAAACCAAAGCCAAACGAACCAGAAAGCCTTAGCTCTTAGGTATTAATCctctttttaatttgtttatcttatttttatttttagtttgtttttaaaaaatgttttttttttcgttttaacAACTCGTTTctacattatataatttaaagtcacaaaattaaaaaacattaatatatttattactatatAATAATCTTTTTTACTTTGTCAAACTTCgagccaactcaaaatagaataaacaaatcaaaatatagGGAGTAAAAAGACATTGATGTCTAATAGAAAATAATTCTCCTTAATTATATCTGTGGAGTTCCCAGATAATCACTGAACTAACAACTATTATCTCGGAGGGTTAATAAAACttgaaattaaagattaaaaaaaatctattagtTGAGTTATCAGATGAGAAATCATTTTTATTACGGGTGTAAATCTTGATTAGTCGGATCTCTAATACGAACCCCGAATTCCGAAATGACAAAAATGGCATTTGAGTAATTTTGTTCAAGTTGAAGGTTAATTTAGTTTCATTTCCAGTTGGGTTTTGTCGACATGTAAGGCTTATATATTTGGGCTATTTGTTCCGTTTCTCTCTCTGCACCTTTAACTCAACTAGTGTACAGTGATCACAACGAAATTGCTCAGGCGAAATAGTCGAGGTGAAAAACAGAGCATCAACAATGGCACTGAATGTCAATGGGGTGTCGTTAAAATCTCACAAAATGTTACCATTACCTTGTTCTTCAGCCAGATCTCTGAGAGTTTTGATGGCTTCAACCATTCATCGACCTTCCGTGTGAgtattttttttactctttgTTTTCGTTTTTGAGCTAATGGGTGTCGCTCAATGTGGTTTGTTTTCcgttattttgatttttggggAAGTGGGTCGGTTTTGGTTTATTGGTTTTTGTTTATGTGATTTGAGTTTTAGCTACATTGGGTGTGTAtggattttgaatttgaagaaaTGGGTATCTCTTAATGTGGGGtgtttttcattcttttgaTTTGTTGCGAAGTGGGTCGGTTTCGTTTTGTTTCATTTGTGTTTTGTTGTTTCAAGGATGGATTTTAGACTTGATTGTTAGCTACACTGGGTGCATTTCATTTGAATTTGGAGAAAATCAGTATCTCACAGAGTGGTTttgtttttcattcttttgaTTTGTTATGTGATTTGAGTTTTAGCTACATTGGGtttgtttcaaatttttgaattttgaaaaatgtttgtATCATTGGAAATGGGTACCTCTCAATTTGGTTTCTGTTCAATTGTTTCATCTTCTTTTGATCATATGGAAAATGGATCAGTTTTGATTTGGTTTCAATTATGTTCACTTGTTTCAAGGCTTTAGTTTATGACTTTACTGAGAGAGCTATACTGGGtgcatttaatttgaatttgaaaaaatgttTGTATCATGGAGAATGGGTATCTCCCAGTGTGGAAATGGGTTGATTTCGTTTTGGCTTattattgttttgttgtttCGAGTAACTAGTGTTTATGGCTTGGTTTTTTAGCTAGACTGGATATGAAGGAAAAGTGTTTGCATCATGGAAAATGATTTGCTCTGTACCAAACTGCATATTTCTGGTGTGTGTTTGTgattg is a genomic window containing:
- the LOC107005009 gene encoding chromatin assembly factor 1 subunit FAS1; this translates as MSEAMMIDGVEEVKMEVVSDGSVKKAMKRKRVSLVMDSPEEKAAKIDGLEVEMKGLVEYYKEVLGKKVVEVEDLKGLGLNSVIACMMEESSLSLSKLVDVIFDKISGSECSCSKVSVKSAVILVGQRMLYGIPNADVDVLEDESESALWCWETRDLKLLPKSVRAILKIRRTCRKKIHERITSVSALLTALKKVENDQNCIQEQMKASEKLGKVLNEADIRLLVASMEQKNGAEAAEKSVKLEEKLLIKQLERNKREAEKEKKRMEREVQKEKLKSEKELKRLQSEAEKEEKRFEKEESKLKKQLMREQEETEKDRRRKEKEEAEVKRQLTLQKQASMMERFLKRSKTNSSSQNSPSLDEPASDFAPTKCEKMPESVTLSMDSVLTQNDDFNADDIWKSHLTSWHCLGRSILSKGKVHWGIRRKPKTNVVKEIKLTASRGLTCDVEVNTEKLVDGWAEPSSNNRSCNAGEVNAIPCRQKGSLRRQLLQFDKCHRPAFYGVWPKKSQVVGARHPLAMDPELDYEVDSDEEWEEEEPGESLSDCDKDDNECLEEECARGEDEDESEDGFLVPDGYLSDEEGVQVDKVESHDAEESKFLSSSAQEGLSEEFAVLLRQQKYLHNYTEQALRKNKPLIILNLMHEKAPFLLADELTGNEKVDQMCLGALTICSFPGYSSIPISTCDDVIEGDSEPCPSGSKAITPQIASPAALADSDLPKVVSVIRSSSHGINKVVKSLQLKFPGISKSQLKNKVREIAEFIDGRWQVRKDVLVNLGLSVSPEKVRRTKSIATFFSKRCLPPSGNTINLHETSPQPRQKTSSSSVSIQPQQDCTYNQE